From Sporosarcina sp. Te-1, the proteins below share one genomic window:
- the rpe gene encoding ribulose-phosphate 3-epimerase codes for MVKIAPSILSADFSKLGEEVREVEKAGAELIHIDVMDGHFVPNITMGPIVVEALRPVTTLPLDVHLMIEYPDNYIEQFAKAGADYITVHVEACRHLHRTLQLIKSFGVKPGVVLNPHTPIETIQHVLDDIDMVLFMTVNPGFGGQKFIHNVLPKVEQLATIIRERNLSIEIEIDGGVNEETIVPCVKAGATIFVAGSAIYNAADRAEALQRIKSSGERALNG; via the coding sequence ATGGTTAAAATTGCTCCGTCCATCTTATCTGCCGACTTTTCAAAATTGGGAGAAGAAGTGAGAGAGGTTGAAAAGGCAGGCGCAGAACTCATTCATATTGACGTCATGGATGGCCATTTCGTCCCGAATATAACAATGGGCCCAATCGTCGTAGAGGCGTTACGGCCAGTTACAACGTTGCCACTGGATGTTCATCTGATGATTGAATATCCGGATAACTATATTGAGCAATTCGCAAAAGCGGGTGCAGATTACATTACGGTCCATGTGGAAGCTTGCCGCCATCTGCATCGAACGCTGCAATTGATCAAGTCGTTTGGAGTGAAGCCGGGTGTCGTCTTAAACCCTCATACGCCCATCGAAACGATTCAGCATGTACTGGATGACATTGACATGGTTTTATTCATGACGGTCAATCCAGGATTTGGCGGACAGAAATTTATCCACAATGTATTGCCGAAAGTGGAACAACTAGCAACGATTATCCGTGAGCGCAACTTATCCATCGAGATTGAAATCGATGGGGGTGTCAACGAAGAAACGATTGTTCCATGTGTCAAGGCGGGTGCCACCATTTTTGTGGCAGGATCGGCCATCTATAATGCAGCAGACCGAGCGGAGGCATTGCAGCGCATCAAGTCTTCCGGGGAAAGAGCTTTGAACGGATGA
- the rsgA gene encoding ribosome small subunit-dependent GTPase A: MPEGLIIKAISGFYYVEYEGKVIQCKGRGVFRNRGISPLVGDMVTFHQEGDNDATITEVHDRKNELVRPPIANVDQTLLVFSIVEPDLSLHLLDRFLVIVESLGIEPIICLTKKDIAGEKQLVFAESAISYYKKIGYDVLETHRDDSSLLASLRPYLSEKTTVLAGQSGVGKSTLLNTLLPELQLKTGEISEALGRGRHTTRHVELIKVAGGLVADTPGFSSLDFDQIEREELRHYFVEMERLSSECKFRGCLHLKEPGCAVKRAVEEGEILQQRYDNYLQFLQEITDRKPRYM; this comes from the coding sequence ATGCCGGAAGGGTTAATTATAAAAGCGATCAGTGGTTTTTATTATGTCGAGTACGAGGGAAAAGTGATTCAATGCAAAGGCAGGGGGGTCTTCAGGAATCGTGGGATTAGTCCGCTAGTAGGTGATATGGTCACCTTCCATCAAGAAGGAGACAATGATGCAACGATTACAGAAGTTCACGACAGAAAAAATGAGCTCGTACGACCTCCAATTGCGAATGTCGATCAAACTTTGCTCGTGTTCTCGATCGTAGAACCGGATTTAAGTCTTCACCTGTTGGACCGCTTTCTAGTCATTGTGGAATCGCTTGGAATCGAGCCGATCATATGTTTGACGAAGAAGGATATTGCCGGGGAGAAACAACTCGTTTTTGCTGAGTCAGCCATATCCTACTATAAAAAGATCGGTTACGATGTGTTGGAGACACATAGGGACGATTCTTCCCTTCTGGCATCGCTGCGTCCTTATCTTTCCGAAAAGACGACCGTTCTTGCCGGCCAATCCGGCGTTGGCAAGTCAACATTATTGAACACGCTTTTGCCGGAATTGCAATTGAAGACAGGTGAGATATCTGAAGCATTGGGCAGGGGGCGGCATACGACACGCCATGTAGAATTGATTAAAGTGGCAGGTGGCCTTGTCGCGGACACACCCGGTTTCAGCTCGTTGGATTTTGATCAAATTGAACGTGAAGAGCTACGCCATTATTTTGTAGAGATGGAGCGATTATCTTCCGAATGCAAATTCAGAGGATGCCTTCATCTGAAAGAGCCAGGATGTGCAGTCAAACGAGCCGTTGAGGAAGGGGAGATTCTTCAACAGCGTTACGATAACTATTTGCAATTTCTACAAGAAATCACAGACCGAAAGCCGAGGTATATGTAA
- the pknB gene encoding Stk1 family PASTA domain-containing Ser/Thr kinase: MIGKRIGGRYEIIRGIGEGGMSKVYLAHDIILDRDVAIKVLDYDFANEEDLKRRFQREALSATSLTHPHIVNIFDVGEEDELHYLVMEYIDGRTLKKFIQSNGPLRPQQAVQIMKQLVSAIANAHHNGIIHRDIKPQNILMDQNGDVKITDFGIAMALNSTAHTKTNSVLGTVHYLSPEQARGGMATKKSDIYSLGIVFYELLTGELPFSAESAVAIALKHLQEETPSVRNRFPSIPQSVENVILKATAKDPLNRYRSADEMYEDLLTVLSPERADEEKFTEPLDDDKTRAIPIVNESQKFDHAEETKKLEPVQTPATELQEKKKKKKKKGPIIAGIVGGILLVVLLLLFLPGWLGPKKAIVPNVVGEEEKSAVETLEAEGFKVNEKIEENSDEVEAGKVIRTIPEGGKKRDVGTSIDVYISMGKETMVMADYRGQGYENVNSLLSERFKTVRSVTEFSDEPEGAIIGQTPAGGEEVVPEETDLVFTVSKGPELVTVRNLEGYTESELESYRKESGLVIKVVSEEYNETVPEKQVIRQTPSAGTQLRKGEAVKVVVSKGKEKLPTRSFFRTVTIPYEPRNDENSDEDGDEEEVSPKAQLVQIYIKDRKHSMDDVYEEFEIYEDTKKQFKVDLDEGQTGGYRIVRDNQIIENVTINYDDND; this comes from the coding sequence TTGATTGGCAAACGAATTGGTGGACGTTATGAAATCATTAGAGGCATTGGCGAAGGAGGCATGTCGAAAGTCTACTTGGCCCATGATATCATTTTGGATCGTGATGTAGCGATCAAAGTGCTCGACTATGATTTTGCTAATGAAGAAGATTTAAAAAGAAGATTTCAGCGGGAGGCTTTATCTGCTACCAGCCTGACTCACCCGCATATTGTGAATATTTTCGATGTCGGGGAAGAAGATGAGTTGCATTATCTCGTCATGGAATATATCGACGGCCGAACCTTGAAAAAGTTCATCCAGTCAAATGGTCCGCTTCGCCCCCAACAAGCTGTCCAAATCATGAAACAGCTCGTTTCCGCGATAGCGAACGCCCATCATAACGGGATTATCCATCGGGATATCAAGCCGCAGAACATTTTGATGGATCAAAACGGAGACGTCAAGATCACTGATTTTGGTATAGCGATGGCGTTGAATTCAACAGCTCATACGAAGACGAATTCGGTGCTCGGAACAGTTCATTATTTATCGCCTGAACAGGCAAGGGGCGGCATGGCTACAAAAAAGTCCGACATATATTCGCTCGGCATTGTGTTCTACGAATTGTTGACCGGGGAGCTTCCTTTTTCGGCGGAGTCAGCCGTTGCGATTGCGTTAAAGCACTTACAGGAAGAGACTCCTTCGGTACGGAATCGATTCCCGTCAATTCCGCAAAGCGTGGAGAATGTCATACTAAAGGCAACCGCAAAGGATCCGTTGAACCGATACCGTTCGGCAGATGAAATGTATGAGGATCTTTTGACCGTCTTATCCCCTGAGAGGGCGGATGAAGAGAAATTCACAGAACCATTGGATGATGATAAAACCCGTGCTATTCCGATTGTCAATGAATCGCAAAAATTCGATCATGCGGAAGAAACGAAAAAGCTGGAACCTGTTCAGACACCAGCAACCGAGCTGCAAGAGAAAAAGAAGAAAAAGAAGAAGAAAGGGCCGATTATCGCCGGCATTGTCGGGGGCATCCTCCTCGTTGTCTTGCTGCTTCTCTTCCTCCCCGGTTGGTTAGGTCCGAAAAAGGCCATTGTGCCGAATGTTGTCGGTGAAGAAGAAAAATCGGCTGTGGAAACGCTGGAGGCGGAAGGCTTCAAAGTAAATGAAAAAATTGAAGAAAATTCTGATGAAGTGGAAGCCGGCAAGGTGATCCGCACCATTCCGGAAGGCGGGAAGAAGCGGGATGTCGGTACATCCATTGACGTCTATATCAGTATGGGCAAGGAAACGATGGTCATGGCGGATTACAGGGGGCAGGGCTATGAAAATGTTAACAGCCTGCTTTCGGAGCGGTTCAAAACCGTCCGATCTGTAACGGAATTTTCGGATGAGCCGGAAGGGGCTATCATCGGACAGACACCGGCGGGAGGCGAAGAAGTAGTCCCGGAGGAAACGGATCTCGTATTCACGGTAAGCAAAGGTCCTGAATTGGTCACCGTTCGAAACTTGGAAGGCTATACGGAGAGTGAACTGGAGTCGTATCGCAAAGAGAGTGGGCTGGTGATTAAGGTAGTCAGTGAGGAGTATAACGAAACTGTGCCTGAAAAACAGGTAATCAGACAAACCCCTAGTGCTGGAACTCAATTGAGGAAAGGGGAAGCGGTCAAGGTAGTCGTCTCGAAAGGGAAAGAGAAATTACCGACGAGATCCTTTTTCCGAACCGTAACGATCCCGTATGAACCTCGAAACGACGAGAATTCAGATGAGGATGGCGACGAGGAAGAGGTTTCACCTAAAGCTCAATTGGTTCAGATCTATATCAAAGACAGAAAACACTCGATGGACGATGTCTATGAAGAGTTTGAGATTTATGAGGACACAAAAAAACAGTTTAAAGTCGATTTGGATGAAGGCCAAACGGGCGGCTATCGCATTGTACGTGACAATCAAATCATAGAAAATGTTACAATCAATTACGATGATAATGATTGA
- a CDS encoding Stp1/IreP family PP2C-type Ser/Thr phosphatase, whose translation MQYEFRTDIGKRRSVNEDSAAVYELQGGPVLAIIADGMGGHRGGELASSTAVQSIGEQFKSIENPHAMDEQSWSSWLEQVITHTNLSIYEMAEEDEQYKGMGTTLDAVIIFESSCIISHTGDSRVYKITETELQQITRDHSFVNALLDSGEITEEEAAVHPQRNWIMRAIGTEKTIELDFYSIHFEEGAYLLICTDGLSNKIENEKMKEVVMSEVSLSQKVEQLIDLANDMGGEDNITVILVGPFRSEVSQH comes from the coding sequence GTGCAGTATGAATTCAGGACAGATATCGGGAAACGAAGGTCCGTAAATGAAGACAGTGCAGCGGTATATGAACTGCAGGGCGGGCCAGTGCTAGCCATCATTGCGGATGGAATGGGTGGACACCGGGGTGGTGAACTGGCCAGTTCGACAGCGGTACAATCGATCGGCGAGCAATTCAAGTCGATTGAAAATCCCCATGCCATGGACGAGCAATCTTGGAGTTCTTGGCTGGAACAAGTCATCACGCATACAAACCTGTCGATCTACGAGATGGCTGAAGAGGATGAACAATATAAGGGAATGGGTACGACACTTGATGCGGTTATCATTTTTGAGTCCTCCTGCATTATTTCCCATACAGGGGATAGCAGGGTGTATAAGATAACAGAAACAGAATTACAACAGATTACAAGAGACCATTCTTTTGTTAATGCGTTATTGGATAGCGGTGAAATCACTGAGGAGGAAGCCGCTGTGCATCCACAACGGAATTGGATCATGCGTGCGATTGGAACAGAGAAAACAATCGAGCTCGATTTTTACTCCATTCACTTTGAGGAAGGTGCCTATCTTTTAATCTGTACAGATGGGTTAAGCAATAAGATTGAGAATGAAAAGATGAAAGAAGTTGTCATGTCGGAAGTATCGCTTTCCCAAAAAGTGGAGCAGCTAATTGACTTGGCGAATGACATGGGCGGAGAAGACAATATTACAGTCATATTAGTCGGTCCGTTCCGCTCGGAGGTGAGTCAACATTGA
- the rsmB gene encoding 16S rRNA (cytosine(967)-C(5))-methyltransferase RsmB: MTNNKKKIWNGNVRDAALSILLEVANNQAYSNLLLHKTMETYSIAPKDRGLLTELTYGTLQHRMTLDYYLKPFVRGKLDKWVRELLRLSVYQLVYLSKIPPHAVVHEAVEIAKRRGHKGISSTVNGILRSILRQDVPSLDEIEDDITRLSIETSHPEWLLRRWINQYGKENTIAMASRNNMPPTMTARVNTMKTTTEEVMEQLASEGFQVMKGEVVPECIRVSGGNLAKTEAFTNGLLTIQDESSMLPVLALDPKPGMSVLDMCAAPGGKTTFIAEKMKDDGTIFAHDLHDHKLSLITSNAKRLGLESIETKSGDSRKLTDIYPASSFDRILLDAPCSGLGVIRRKPEIKYNKQESDLHDLAGIQADLLDTAYRLIKEDGVIVFSTCTVDQVENIGSVSDFLRRHPDMETIPLKHLVSLETEAIEGDMLQVLPHHFDSDGFFVAALRKKKSER; encoded by the coding sequence ATGACAAATAACAAAAAGAAAATCTGGAATGGCAATGTCCGGGATGCGGCATTATCCATCCTCTTAGAAGTTGCAAACAATCAAGCGTATAGCAATCTACTGCTGCATAAGACGATGGAGACCTATTCGATTGCACCGAAAGATCGGGGATTATTGACTGAACTGACATATGGCACGTTACAGCATAGAATGACGCTCGATTACTACCTTAAGCCTTTTGTCCGAGGCAAATTGGACAAATGGGTGAGGGAACTACTACGATTATCGGTCTATCAACTCGTGTATCTTTCCAAAATACCCCCTCATGCTGTTGTGCACGAAGCGGTGGAAATTGCCAAAAGAAGGGGACATAAAGGGATTTCTTCTACTGTGAACGGCATCCTCCGTTCCATCTTGCGTCAAGATGTCCCTTCATTGGATGAAATTGAAGATGACATTACCAGACTGTCTATTGAGACAAGCCATCCTGAATGGCTGTTACGCCGCTGGATCAATCAATACGGTAAAGAGAACACGATTGCGATGGCGAGCAGGAACAATATGCCGCCTACCATGACTGCGCGTGTCAACACCATGAAGACAACAACTGAAGAGGTGATGGAACAGTTGGCGTCAGAAGGGTTTCAAGTCATGAAAGGGGAAGTAGTACCTGAATGCATCCGTGTTTCTGGAGGAAACCTGGCGAAAACAGAGGCGTTTACGAATGGGTTGTTGACAATCCAAGATGAAAGCTCCATGCTGCCTGTCCTTGCCTTGGATCCGAAGCCGGGTATGTCTGTTTTAGATATGTGTGCGGCGCCGGGAGGAAAAACGACATTCATTGCAGAAAAGATGAAAGACGATGGCACAATATTCGCCCATGACTTGCATGATCACAAGTTGTCCCTCATTACCTCGAATGCCAAGCGGCTAGGACTGGAGTCGATTGAGACCAAAAGTGGTGACAGTCGAAAGTTGACTGATATCTATCCCGCTTCTTCTTTTGATCGTATTCTGCTGGACGCTCCGTGCAGCGGGCTAGGGGTAATCAGGCGGAAGCCTGAAATCAAATATAATAAACAAGAAAGTGATCTGCATGACTTGGCTGGGATCCAAGCGGATTTGTTAGATACCGCCTATCGCCTGATTAAAGAAGATGGCGTCATCGTCTTTAGTACATGCACTGTCGATCAAGTAGAAAATATCGGGTCAGTTTCCGATTTCCTGCGTAGGCATCCTGATATGGAAACGATCCCATTGAAACATCTGGTGAGTCTTGAAACCGAAGCAATAGAAGGGGACATGCTTCAAGTATTGCCTCACCATTTTGACAGCGATGGCTTTTTTGTTGCCGCATTGCGCAAGAAAAAATCGGAGAGATAA
- the fmt gene encoding methionyl-tRNA formyltransferase: MTNIVFMGTPDFSVPVLSMLIEEGYSVLAVVTQPDRPVGRKRVLTPPPVKEEAIRLGLDVLQPEKLRGSDELQKLVEMAPDLIVTAAYGQILPKELLDVPRLGCINVHASLLPKYRGGAPIHQAVMDGEAETGVTIMYMAEKLDAGDVISQVTVPIHETDDTGSMFDALSAAGTQLLKETLPSILNGTNKRIKQNESEATFAHNISREQERIDWNRPGEAIYNQIRGLHPWPIAYTTLRGDNVKILSAEKVDRNLASRQPGTILSIDKGEMLVQSGDHIALSIKELQPAGKKRMTIDEFLNGVGSKFQVGDHFE; this comes from the coding sequence TTGACGAATATCGTATTTATGGGAACGCCTGATTTCTCAGTCCCTGTATTATCCATGCTTATAGAAGAAGGCTATTCAGTTTTGGCAGTCGTCACACAGCCGGATCGGCCAGTTGGACGAAAGCGCGTGTTGACGCCGCCTCCTGTGAAAGAAGAAGCCATCCGATTGGGACTAGATGTTCTCCAACCTGAAAAGCTAAGAGGATCGGACGAACTGCAAAAGTTGGTCGAGATGGCCCCCGATTTGATTGTGACTGCAGCGTATGGACAAATTTTGCCGAAAGAGCTTCTCGATGTGCCAAGACTCGGCTGTATTAATGTTCATGCTTCGTTGCTGCCGAAATACCGCGGAGGTGCGCCGATACATCAGGCCGTGATGGATGGTGAAGCCGAGACGGGTGTCACAATTATGTATATGGCAGAGAAACTGGATGCCGGCGATGTGATCTCTCAAGTCACTGTCCCGATCCACGAGACAGATGACACCGGTTCAATGTTCGATGCTTTATCCGCAGCGGGCACTCAGCTATTGAAAGAAACATTGCCATCAATTTTGAATGGTACGAATAAAAGAATAAAGCAAAACGAATCCGAAGCGACTTTCGCACATAATATATCACGAGAACAAGAACGGATCGATTGGAATAGACCTGGGGAGGCCATTTACAATCAAATCAGGGGATTGCATCCATGGCCGATTGCCTATACAACCCTTCGAGGAGACAATGTCAAAATCCTTTCCGCGGAGAAGGTGGACCGTAACTTGGCTTCCCGTCAACCGGGCACCATCCTATCGATCGACAAAGGTGAAATGCTTGTACAAAGCGGCGACCACATTGCGTTATCGATAAAAGAGCTGCAACCAGCAGGGAAAAAGCGCATGACAATCGACGAGTTTCTCAATGGAGTCGGTTCCAAGTTTCAAGTGGGAGACCATTTCGAATGA
- the def gene encoding peptide deformylase, producing MAILEIVKHPSPILTQPCKEVVAFDEELATLLDDMHDTMVAADGIGLAAPQVGKPIRVAIVDLGEGDDVIEMVNPVVTAIGGLEVEVEGCLSFPGLYGEVERPFFVRIEAQERDGSLYELEAEDYEARAIMHEIDHLNGVLFDSKILRVVDPSEFEEVPDELEEDEQN from the coding sequence TTGGCCATATTGGAAATTGTGAAGCATCCTTCACCTATATTGACTCAACCATGTAAAGAAGTAGTCGCGTTTGACGAGGAATTGGCAACATTGCTGGATGACATGCATGACACAATGGTCGCCGCTGACGGAATCGGATTAGCGGCACCGCAAGTGGGAAAGCCAATTCGAGTAGCCATCGTCGACCTAGGAGAAGGGGATGACGTTATTGAGATGGTGAACCCGGTCGTGACAGCGATCGGCGGTTTGGAAGTCGAAGTGGAAGGCTGTCTCAGTTTCCCGGGGCTATACGGCGAAGTGGAACGGCCGTTCTTCGTCCGGATTGAAGCACAAGAAAGAGACGGCTCGCTGTATGAATTGGAAGCGGAAGATTATGAAGCGAGAGCGATCATGCATGAGATCGATCATCTGAATGGTGTGCTTTTCGATTCCAAAATCCTGCGAGTTGTGGATCCTTCTGAATTCGAAGAAGTGCCTGACGAACTAGAGGAGGATGAGCAGAATTGA
- the priA gene encoding primosomal protein N' has product MIAEVIVDVAAYPIDRPFDYAVPPHLEAVIQCGSRIKVPFGPRAVLGYVVNLKAETDVPADKLKAITELIDLEPVLSEELLKLSKWLSERTLSYEIDALQVMLPAAMRAKYEKFITVHRFEEIQDEEFKQFLGNKKRLPLKQAAGSASLLKKLKAYTEKGIVSVDIAIGQQTEVKKTRVITMADQETITALLETIHPNAKKQKELLRWMVDRAGQTMEAVSAIQQSGIQNPVLKSVIEKGAASEDYVETYREPTAPRLKDSAIPISLTDEQRDSLAKVTEAYDSGKAETFLLHGITGSGKTEVYLRAIQHVLQQGKEAIVLVPEISLTPQMTARFQERFGELVAVMHSGLSSGEKYDEWRKIHRGEVKVVVGARSAVFAPFENLGLLILDEEHESTYKQEDNPRYHARDVAIWRAQYHHCPVILGSATPSLESFARAAKGVYTLLTLSERAKKQSLPTVHVVDMREELKEGNRSMFSVPLAEAMRKRLENKEQTVLFLNKRGFSSFVLCRDCGTVVQCPNCDISLTYHRANECLKCHYCGHEEPVPLHCPECQSEHIRFFGTGTQKAEEEIARLLPEARVLRMDVDTTRQKGSHERLLRQFSEGKADILLGTQMIAKGLDFPAITLVGVLAADTTLHLADFRAAEKTFQLLTQVSGRAGRHELPGEVYIQTYSPEHYAIELSKAQQYEPFYRLEMASRKQYGYPPFYYITLLQFSHEDLLMAVDFAEKGTRFLKDNLSPETVIIGPAAAAISRVNNRYRYQCLLKYKKEPKLTETLQQLIKIYRTDWIKSGLLMTVDVDPTSIF; this is encoded by the coding sequence ATGATCGCTGAGGTCATCGTTGATGTTGCAGCCTATCCAATCGATCGGCCTTTTGATTATGCGGTACCTCCGCATTTGGAAGCTGTCATTCAATGCGGGTCACGGATCAAAGTGCCGTTCGGTCCAAGGGCTGTCCTCGGTTATGTGGTGAATTTGAAAGCGGAAACTGATGTTCCTGCTGATAAGTTGAAGGCGATTACCGAATTGATCGATTTGGAACCGGTTTTATCAGAAGAGCTTTTAAAGCTTTCTAAATGGCTTTCCGAAAGGACATTATCCTATGAGATTGACGCGTTGCAGGTGATGCTGCCTGCTGCGATGCGAGCTAAATATGAAAAGTTCATCACGGTTCATCGGTTTGAAGAAATTCAGGATGAGGAGTTCAAGCAATTCCTCGGAAACAAAAAAAGACTTCCATTGAAGCAGGCGGCTGGCTCTGCCAGCCTTCTGAAAAAGTTGAAGGCCTACACAGAAAAAGGGATTGTTTCGGTCGATATTGCGATCGGCCAGCAAACAGAGGTGAAAAAGACACGAGTCATTACGATGGCCGATCAAGAGACAATCACAGCCTTACTGGAAACAATCCATCCGAATGCTAAAAAACAGAAGGAATTGCTTCGATGGATGGTTGATCGAGCCGGACAAACGATGGAAGCTGTTTCTGCTATCCAACAATCTGGTATTCAAAATCCGGTGTTGAAGTCGGTCATTGAAAAAGGTGCTGCATCTGAAGATTACGTGGAAACCTACCGTGAGCCGACAGCCCCTCGCTTGAAAGACAGTGCAATCCCTATTTCATTAACTGATGAACAACGTGACTCCTTAGCGAAAGTGACAGAAGCCTACGATAGCGGAAAAGCTGAAACCTTCCTCTTACATGGCATTACAGGAAGCGGTAAAACGGAAGTCTATTTGCGTGCAATTCAACATGTTCTGCAGCAAGGGAAGGAAGCAATTGTCCTCGTTCCGGAAATTTCATTGACCCCGCAAATGACAGCGCGGTTCCAGGAACGTTTTGGTGAATTGGTCGCTGTTATGCATAGCGGTTTATCTTCAGGAGAAAAATATGACGAGTGGAGAAAGATTCACCGGGGCGAAGTAAAGGTCGTCGTCGGTGCGCGTTCGGCTGTTTTTGCTCCCTTTGAAAATCTCGGACTGCTCATCTTGGACGAGGAGCATGAATCGACGTATAAGCAGGAGGATAATCCTCGTTATCATGCGCGGGACGTTGCAATCTGGAGAGCACAGTACCATCATTGTCCCGTTATTTTAGGGAGCGCAACCCCATCATTGGAATCATTCGCTAGGGCAGCAAAAGGGGTTTACACGCTCCTTACACTTTCGGAACGGGCTAAAAAACAAAGCTTGCCGACTGTTCACGTCGTCGATATGCGGGAGGAATTGAAGGAAGGGAATCGTTCGATGTTTTCGGTTCCGCTTGCTGAAGCGATGAGAAAGCGTTTGGAAAACAAAGAACAGACAGTTCTATTTTTAAATAAACGCGGTTTTTCTTCCTTTGTCCTTTGCAGGGACTGTGGTACCGTCGTTCAATGTCCAAACTGTGATATTTCCTTGACATATCATCGGGCTAACGAATGCTTGAAATGCCATTATTGCGGCCATGAGGAACCCGTCCCTCTTCATTGCCCGGAATGCCAAAGCGAACATATCCGTTTTTTTGGCACCGGCACGCAAAAAGCAGAGGAAGAGATTGCGAGATTACTTCCAGAAGCGAGAGTTTTGCGCATGGATGTGGATACGACGAGACAAAAAGGATCCCACGAACGGCTGTTACGGCAATTCAGTGAAGGGAAAGCGGATATCCTGCTCGGGACCCAGATGATTGCAAAGGGATTGGATTTTCCCGCTATCACGCTCGTTGGCGTACTGGCAGCAGACACAACATTGCACCTGGCTGATTTTCGAGCGGCCGAGAAGACATTCCAGCTGTTGACACAAGTAAGTGGCAGAGCTGGAAGACACGAGCTCCCCGGAGAAGTTTACATCCAAACGTATTCCCCGGAGCATTACGCCATTGAATTATCAAAAGCCCAGCAATATGAACCGTTTTATCGTTTGGAAATGGCATCAAGAAAGCAGTACGGTTATCCTCCCTTCTACTACATCACCTTGTTGCAATTTTCCCATGAGGATTTACTAATGGCTGTAGACTTTGCTGAAAAGGGTACCCGTTTCCTAAAAGATAATCTTTCACCCGAAACGGTGATCATCGGACCAGCCGCGGCAGCAATTAGCCGTGTGAACAATAGATATAGATATCAATGTTTGCTAAAATACAAAAAAGAACCGAAATTAACGGAAACTCTACAACAGTTAATAAAAATCTATCGTACCGATTGGATCAAATCCGGTTTGCTTATGACGGTAGATGTAGATCCTACATCCATTTTTTGA
- the coaBC gene encoding bifunctional phosphopantothenoylcysteine decarboxylase/phosphopantothenate--cysteine ligase CoaBC: protein MLLNKNILLCVTGGIAVYKAVALVSKLTQAGAHVKVIMTESAMKFVTPLSFQVLSRNDVFYDTFDEKDSRVIAHIDLADWADLVVVAPATANVIGKIANGIADDMVTTTLLATTADVWIAPAMNVHMYENKAVLRNIETLHQDGYRFIEPSEGFLACGYVGKGRLEEPEKIVSLIGEHFSCSDEPLPLQGKKVVVTAGPTRERIDPVRYVSNFSSGKMGYAMAEAAAALGAETILVSGPVCLAKPHGVSVIDVESAQEMLDAVLSHYGDADIVIKSAAVADYRPVEIQQQKMKKKDQQMALELEKTTDILKTLGERKQGQLLVGFAAETVDAIAYGQSKLENKNLDYIIVNDVTDPNGGFGSDTNVVALLSKNGTHKPFEAMSKPTLARRLLESILEEEEVMLHDR, encoded by the coding sequence GTGTTGTTGAATAAAAACATACTCCTCTGTGTAACTGGAGGGATTGCAGTATACAAAGCGGTTGCGCTCGTTAGTAAGCTGACGCAAGCTGGTGCGCATGTGAAAGTGATTATGACAGAATCTGCCATGAAATTTGTAACGCCGCTTTCCTTCCAAGTGCTATCCCGAAATGATGTGTTTTACGATACCTTTGATGAAAAGGATTCCCGAGTTATTGCCCATATTGATCTGGCAGATTGGGCGGATCTAGTGGTCGTCGCGCCTGCTACAGCTAACGTCATTGGCAAGATCGCGAATGGCATAGCAGATGACATGGTGACAACCACGCTGCTGGCCACGACAGCCGACGTCTGGATCGCCCCGGCGATGAATGTCCATATGTATGAAAACAAGGCAGTCCTTCGGAATATTGAGACATTGCACCAGGATGGGTATCGCTTCATTGAACCTTCCGAAGGGTTTCTAGCATGCGGCTATGTGGGGAAAGGTCGATTGGAGGAACCTGAGAAGATCGTTTCCTTGATTGGTGAGCATTTCAGCTGCAGCGATGAGCCGCTTCCCTTGCAGGGGAAAAAGGTGGTTGTCACGGCTGGTCCGACACGTGAACGGATCGACCCGGTCCGCTATGTCTCAAACTTTTCCAGCGGGAAAATGGGCTACGCGATGGCGGAGGCAGCGGCTGCCTTAGGAGCTGAAACGATCCTGGTGTCGGGTCCTGTTTGTTTAGCGAAACCGCATGGTGTATCGGTTATTGATGTGGAAAGCGCACAAGAAATGTTGGATGCTGTACTTTCTCATTATGGGGATGCGGATATCGTCATCAAGTCGGCAGCAGTCGCCGATTATCGTCCAGTAGAAATCCAACAGCAGAAGATGAAAAAGAAAGATCAGCAAATGGCGTTAGAACTTGAGAAAACGACAGATATCCTCAAAACCCTTGGCGAAAGGAAACAAGGCCAGCTGCTCGTTGGGTTTGCAGCGGAGACTGTGGATGCGATCGCATATGGACAATCGAAGTTGGAGAACAAGAACTTGGATTATATTATCGTAAATGATGTGACAGATCCGAATGGGGGATTTGGAAGCGATACGAATGTCGTGGCCCTGCTATCGAAGAACGGGACCCATAAGCCGTTTGAAGCGATGTCCAAGCCTACCCTAGCCAGAAGGTTATTAGAGTCAATCCTAGAAGAGGAAGAAGTGATGCTGCATGATCGCTGA